In Hyphomicrobiales bacterium, the sequence TGATGCGGAACGAGTCGCTGGCACGGCTGCGCAGCCGCTACGACGATACCAGCGGAGACCTCGTCATCCACGAGGGCGACCGGGAGGTTCTGCGCGCGCCGACCGCCAGGGAGGACGGCCGGGCTGCCATCACCCGCTTCTTCGAGAGCTTCATGCCGGACGAGCTGCGCGGCGCGCCGAAACTGCTCACGGCTCCCCCGGCATACCGCTTCACCGATTCACGCTCGGGCTTCGTCTCGATCATCAACCTCGCCAGCGTCGCCGATCTCGAAGGGCGGATCGGCCGGCCGGTAGATCCGTTGCGCTTCCGTGGCAACCTTATGGTGAGCGGCCTCGCCCCATGGGCAGAGAACGATCTCGTCGGCCGCGATCTCGATGGCCCGAACGGATTGCGGCTGCATGTGCTCAAGCGCATCGAGCGCTGCGCGGCGACCAATGTCGACCCGGAGACCGGCGCCCGCGACATGCAGATCCCGAAGGCGCTGATGCAGGGCTACGGCCATGTCGATTGCGGCATCTATTGCCGCATCACCGCCGGCGGGAGCCTGCGCGAGGGCGACATGCTGAAACCGTCGGAAGCGCCTGCCGAACTCGGCATCGCCTGAGCCGACCCGCCAACGAAAAAGGGCCCTTGCGGGCCCTTTTTTATGATCGTCAGGCGGATGGCGGGGCCTCACTCCGAGGCGTTGTCCGTCTCGGAGCCGAGAGCGTCCATGACCTCGCGCGGCGAACGGCGGCGGCGCGTGCGCTTGGGCGCCGCTTCCGCAGCCTCCTCGGCGGGCGCCGCGGCTGCAACCGGCTCGGCCACTGGTGCCTCGACCGGCTCCGGCGCCGAAACGCGCACGGGATTGGTCAGGAAGGACGGCAGCGCGGCGGCGACATCGTCGCCTGCATCAGCCTCGACTTCGCGCTCGCGACGGGGGCGACGCTCGCGCTGAGGACGCTCGCTCCGCTCCGGGCGCTCGAAACGGCGCTGTTCGCCCTGCACCTGCTCGGGAGCGGCCTCGGCGGCACCACCTTCGCTGACGGGAATGTCGGAGCGCGGCGCATCGGGACGCGGGGCATAACCGCCGGGAGCTCCCTGACCGCCTTCGGCATTGCGGTCGAAGCGGCGCTCGCCGCGATCCTGGCGATCGAAGCGACGCTCATTGTTGTTGCGGTCGTTGTTGAAGCGCTCGCGGCGGTTCTGGCGGTCGAAGCGCTGGCCGCCCTGCTGCTGGCCCTCTCCGCCCTCGCCATCGGCGCGCTGGCCGCCATGGCCATTATAGCCATTGTGGCCGTTGGCGGAGCGGAACTCCGGCTGCTGCCCGGCGCCGGGCTGGAAGGGCTGAGCCTCCTCGTCGCCCTCTTCCTCGCCCTCGTCCGCATCCTCGACGAAGGCGCGGTTCGGCGGGAAGGAATGGCCGAACTGCTGGGCCATCTGCTCCTGAGCCGCGAGCAGAATGCGATAGTAATGCTCGGCGTGCTGGAAATAGCTCTCGGCCGCGACGGTATCGCCCGAGGACTGGGCATCGCGTGCAAGCTGCAGGTACTTCTCGGCGACATGCTGCGCCGTGCCACGGACCTTTACGTCCGGCCCGTTGGATTCATAGCTACGCTGCAACGGATTGGGAGATTTGCGATTACCGTTGTTGTTGCCGTTATTATTGCGGCCGCGCATACGCCGGTTCTGACCTGGTCTCATTCGCGTCTGTCTCGCGCTTCTGTGCTCAAAGCAACCGTGGTGCCGTCATGCGCGCGGCGATACACAGCGGGTTGCGACGCTGTGTCGGACTGAGTTGACCTGAAGGGGCGATACGCCGTTTCTGGTCTTCACGCGCTCTTTTCCAAAAGGGGTCCTGCCCCAAAAGGGGGTCTCACCCCCGCGAGCCGATCGGCGCCACGCGCCTTCGGGGCTCCACCCGGCTTGTCAGCTGCATCGCTTCAGGAACACGCCTGCAAACGATGCCGAACTCGAGCAAATCCTGTACGATCGGGAACTGCCCAGAGGCCCGGCTCTGACGCCACCAGCTTCGGCTGAATGCTGCATAGCCGCTTTTGGCCGCTTCTCCAAGCGAAATCGACCAAAAGCCTGTGCATTCTCAAGCGAGCGTGAAGATCAGCGCCCGCTCATGCCCGCCCAGATCCTTCCGGCTGCCCTGGAATTGGAACCCTCCGGCCTGCATCAGCGCCACGACATCGGGCCCCTGCCCGGCGCCGATCTCGAAGACGACGATCCCACCAGGAGCCAGCAAGGCCGGCAAGGTCCGGGCGAAGATCCGGTAAGGGCCGAGCCCGTCTTCCCCGCCGTCGAGCGCCAGCAGCGGGTCATGATCCCGCACCTCGACCGACAGACCCGCGATCTCGGGCGAGGGAATATAGGGCGGGTTGGACAGGATCAGGTCGAAGCGCCCGGCGAGCCCTTCGGTCCAGTCGCCCTGACGAAAAGCCGCCCGCGCCGCCACGCCGTTCAGCGCGGCGTTCCCGGCGGCGGTGTCGCAGGCTTCCTGCGACAGATCGATGCCGAGCCCGCTTGCGTGGGGCAATTCGCTCAAAAGCGCGATCAGCAGGCAGCCGGTTCCGGTCCCAAGATCGAGCAGCGACAGCGCATCGCCGCGACGATGCGCCAATGCCTTCAGCGACGCTTCGACGATGGTCTCGCTGTCGGGCCGGGGCTCCAGGGTCGCAGGCGACAGCCGGAAGGGCAGGCCCCAGAATTCCCGCTCGCCGAGGATGCGCCAGACCGGCTCGCCTGCGATGCGGCGCGCGGCGAAGCCGTCCAGCCGGGCCAGTGCGGCGGCCGGCATCATCCTGACGGGATCGGGATTGGTGTCACTGAGGCTGCCTTCGACCAAGAGACGCGCATCGAGCCCGGCGCTCGGCGAGCCTGCCCGCATCAGACACTGCGCAAGCAGGCGCCGCGCCTCCCTGACGGTCGGCACGGCGCCCTCCCCTGTCCAATCAATGCCGGCGGGCACGGGCTCCACCGCGGCAACAGCATTCACGTTCAGCTGTTGCCCTGCATCTTCAGATCCATGCACTGCTTCATCTTGGTATTGATCGAGGCCTTGCTTTCGCGCGCCCCCTTCATCTCCATCTGACAAGCCTTGCGCGCCTGCGACTGCGTCATCGCACCCTGCAGCGCCGCCGGCTGACCGGAGGTCATCTTCTGGAAGGTCTTGTTCTGCGCCTGCGAGACGCCACTCATCGCCAGCGCCATCAGGCCGGCCATTGCGAATGTGGAAACCGTCTTGATCATCGGAACACGCCCCCTTTGCTGGTGTCGATACGTCACCAACGCCGGCGGGACGATTTGGTTTCATCGCCACCGGCTCACCCCGCCCCGGATTCGGCCAGGAGCAGCTTGGCCTGGTGCTCGGCGGTCAAGGCATCGACGACCTCGTCGAGGACGAGCCCCTGCATCATCTCGTCGAGCTTGTAGAGCGTCAGGTTGATGCGATGGTCGGTCACCCGGCCCTGCGGGAAATTATAGGTCCTGATGCGCTCCGAGCGATCGCCCGAGCCGACCTGGGCGCGCCGATCGGCCGCGCGCTCGGCGTCGGCCCGCATGCGCTCCATGTCGAAGAGCTTCGCGCGCAGCAATTCATAGGCACGCGCCTTGTTCTTGTGCTGCGAGCGCTCGTCCTGGACCAGCACCACCGTATTCGTCGGGATATGGGTGAGGCGCACCGCCGATTCGGTCTTGTTGACGTGCTGGCCGCCGGCACCGCCCGAGCGCAGCGTGTCGATGCGGATATCGGCATCGTTCAGCGCGACGTCGACCTCGCTCGCCAGCGGCAGCGTCGCCACCGTCGCGGCGGAGGTATGGATGCGCCCGCTCGCCTCGGTGTCGGGAACGCGCTGCACCCGATGGACTCCGGATTCGAATTTGAGCCGGGCATAGACGCCGCGCCCGTTGATCTCAACGATCACTTCCTTGTAGCCGCCGACTGTGCCTTCGCTCTCCGACAGGACGACGACGCTCCAGCCCTTCTGGGCGGCATAGCGCTGATACATGCGCAGCAGGTCGCCGGCGAAGAGCGAGGCCTCGTCGCCGCCCGTACCGGCCCGGATCTCGAGGATGACCCCGCGCTCGTCCGCGGCGTCCTTCGGCAGCAACGCGATCAGGATCTCGCGGCCGCGTGCCTCAATCTCGATGCGGGCGGCATCGCGCTCCTCATAGGCGAGGTCGCGGAACTCGGCATCAGTGGCGGGATCGGCGATCAACGCCTCCGCCTCCTCCAGTACCGCTTGCGCCTGCCGCCAGGATGCGATCGCAGCGACGACCGGATCGAGTTCGGACAGCTCCTTCGCCAGCTCGACGGTCCGGGCGGGATCGCTCGCATGGTTGATCTCGTCGGTCGCGGCGGCGTGGCGCGCCACGATGCCGTCGAGACGATCCTGGGGGAGCTGAAGGGACATCGGAGAACTCTTGCAAATGACGAGAAGGGCCGGCGCGAACGAGCGAGCGCCGCCAGAGGCTGTTAGGGACTATGGACGGGATTTGGTGAGGTCAAAACGCTGGAGATGGGAGGAGCATCGCGCCGCCGATACGCCCGTATCGGCAAGCGGTGCGACGCTGCAGCTCCATCGTTTTCACCTCACCCGCAGGGCGCGGCGATTTTGCGCGACTGCCGTGTCGTTCTTCGTAGCAAGCCGGAAGGCTTGCGTCCTCGAACTCCTTGCATTCGCGCAAAATCGCTCGCGCCAAATCCCGTCCATAGTCCCTAACAGCCTCTAGACCGGCACCTTGAATTCGGCCGCGAAGGCGGCGAGCTGCGGGCGCAGGCTGGCGGCGCCCTCTGGCGAAGCAAGCATCCAGTCCATGCGCTCGTGAAGCTTGCCGGCATCGAGCGCACGCAGCATCGCCTTGACCGGACCGACCGAAGCCGCCGACATCGAGAAGCCGCGATAGCCGAGGCCGATCAGCGCCATGGTCTCCAGCGGCTTGCCGCCCATCTCGCCGCAGACGGTCACCGGGCAGCCGGTTTCCGACGCGGCCTCGACGATCCGGCGCAGCGCCCTCAGGGCACCGACACCGAGCGGGTCGAAGCGGTCCGCGACGCGCTTGTTCTCGCGGTCGGCGGCGAACAGGAACTGCATGAGGTCGTTGGTGCCGATCGAGAGGAAGTCCGCCTCACGCGCGATCTCGGTCAGCTCGAACAGCAGGGAGGGGACCTCGACCATCACGCCGACACGCAGATCCCGCGGGGGCTCGACGCCCTGCTTCTCCAGCATCGCCTGCTCGCGGCGGATGATCATGCGCGCCCGGCGGTACTCGTCGGTGGTCGCGACCATCGGCAGCATGATCTTGAGATCGCGCCGGGCCCCGGCCCTGAGCATAGCCCGCAGTTGCGCCCTGAGCAGCCGCGGCTTGTCGAGGCCGATGCGGATCGCACGCCAGCCGAGCGCCGGGTTCTCCTCCTCGATCCGTTCCATATAGGGCAACACCTTGTCGCCACCGATATCGAGCGTGCGGAAGGTCACGGGCTTGTCGGCCGCCGTATCGAGGACGGCCGAATAGAGGGTCTGCTGCTCGCCGGTGGTCGGCATGTGCTGCGCGACCATGAACTGCAGCTCGGTGCGGAACAGGCCGATGCCGGCGGCTGCGGTAGCGGCGATATTGGGCAGGTCGACCAGTAGTCCGGCATTGATCTGCAAAGTGATCTCGACGCCGTCCTTGGTCGTCGCCGGCAGTTCCTTCAGCTTCTCGTACTGCTTCTGCTTGCGAGCGCGCAGCCGCGCCTTGTCCTTATAGGCATTCTCGACGTCCGGCTGCGGGCGGATCTGCACCTCGCCCGCCTGCCCGTCGACGATGATGGCGTCGCCCGCCTCGACGAGCGCCGTCGCATTCGCGACCTCGCCGACGGCCGGAATGCCGAGCGCGCGCGCGACGATGGCGATGTGGCTGGTCGGCCCCCCCTCCTCGAGGACGAGCCCGCGCAGATGCGCGCGATCATAGTCGAGCAATGCAGCCGGCCCCATCGAGCGCGCGACCAGGATCGCGTTCTCCGGCAGGCTCTCGCGCGCCACGCCGTTCGCCTTGCCGACGAGCGTGCGCAGCAGCCGGTTGGCGAGATCGTCGAGGTCGTGCAGCCGCTCGCGCAGATAGGGGTCGGTCTGCCGCAGCATCTTGGCGCGAGTGTCGGACTGGACGCGCTCGACCGCGGCCTCGGCGGTGAGGCCCGTCAGCACGACCTCGCGCATCCGGCGCAGCCAGCCCTGATCGTGCGCGAACATCCGGAAGGTCTCGAGCACGTCGCGATGCTCGCCGGTATGAGCGACGTCGCCGCGCTCGATCAGTTCGTCGATCGAGGCGCGCATGTCCCCGATGGCCGCCTCCAGGCGCGAGACCTCGGCCGCGGGGTTCTCGGCGATGAGGTTGCTGATCGCGACGCGCGGCTCGTGCAGCACGGCATGGCCGAGCCCGACGCCATCGGCCAGCACCACGCCGATGCCATGGATCGGGCGGTCCAGACCGATCGAGGCGCCGGGCGCAGCCAGCGACTTCAGCCCGCCGGCGGCGATCATCTCCGCCATCAGCATGGCGGTGGTCTGGAGGGTCTCGGTCTCCTCCTCGGAATAGACGCGCGAGGCCCGGTTCTGGATGACGAGCACGCCCATCACCGCACCGCCGCGCAGGATCGGCACGCCGAGGAAGGAGCGATAGACCTCTTCGCCCGTCTCCGGACGGTAGGAGAAGGAGGGATGCGCCTGCGCATCCGAGAGCGCCAGCGGCTCGGCCTCGCTCGCGATCAGGCCGACGAGGCCCTCGCCGGCGCGCATGGTGGTGAGGTGGACCGCCTCGCGGTTGAGACCTTCGGTGGCATAGAGCTCGAGCGAGGCGTCCTCGCGCAGGACATAGACCGAGCAGACTTCCGCGACGAGATTGCCGGCGATCAGGACGACGAGCCGATCGAGCCGCTCCTGCGGACTGATCGATGCGGCCATGACCTCACGGAGACGGCGCAACAGAACGCCCGGTCCTCCCAGAGCGCCTCGCATCAATCTCAGCCCTCCGCCCGCCTCCTCAGCCATCGACGATACGATGCCTGTCCAGACCTTGAGTCGCCGACCCCGGTCATGCTGCCTTCTAGCGACCAAAGACCTTATTCGGCAAGGGCCGCGCGCACGCCGTCAAACATCCCCCCAAGATTTCAGTGTTTTCGCAACGATCGACGCAAGATCTCACGGCTGCACCAATGCGAGATGACGGGAGCTGGCGCCCCTCGCCTTCCGGGGCGATTCTTTCGAGAGCTTGCCGCTCTTCGCCTCCTCCGGCTGGCGTTTCGCCACGCCGGCACCGGCGCGGCCTCCACGTCGCAGGCCAGCTTGCGGCCTCGCAGGCTCGACCTGCTCCGCCGAAGCAGCGCTGCCGCTCGCAAGCGCCGCCAGGTAACGCTGCGTCCACCAGTCGATGTCGGTGGCGGCGATGGTCTCGTAGAGTGCCTCGAAGCGGCGGATGCGTTCGGTCTTCGGCATGGCGAGCGCGGTCCGGATCGCTTCCGCGACCTCGTGGGTGTCGTAGGGGTTGACGATCAGGGCCTCGCGCATCTGCTGGGCGGCGCCGGCAAACCGCGAGAGCACCAGCACGCCGGGGTCGGCGGGGTCCTGAGCCGCGACATATTCCTTGGCGACAAGGTTCATGCCGTCGCGCATCGGCGTGACCAGCCCGACCTGGGCGCGGCGGTAGAAACCGGCAAGAGCCGTGCGGGAATAGGCCTTCTTGACCACGCGGATCGGCGTCCAGTCGAATTCGCCGAGCTGGGCGTTCAGCCGCCCCGCGACCTCGTCGGAAAGGCGATCGAGCTCCGCATATTCGGGGACGTCGCTGCGCGACGGCGGGGCGATCTGCAGCAGGCCGACCCTGCCGCGGTGCTCGGGATGGCTGCGCAGAAACTCGCCGAAGGCTTCGAGGCGCTGCACGATGCCCTTCGAATAGTCGAGCCGATCGACGCCGACCACGAGCTTGCGCTCTCCCAGGGATTCCCGCGTCGCGCGCAGCGGTGTCGACGCCTGACGCGTCGAGGCGGCGGCGAGGCGGCGGAAAGCCTCGACGTCGATGCCGATCGGGAAGGCCTGCACCGCCGTTTCCCGGGCGCCCACCCGCACGCGCCGCCCGTCGCTGCGGCCGCCGCAGAGGATTTCCAGCCCCCCGATCAGGTTGCGGGCATCGACCTCGGTCTGCAGGCCGACGAGGTCATAGGCCGAGACGGTGCGGATCAGCGTCCCGCTGAACGGCAGCGCGCCGATCACGTCGGCCGAGGGCCAGGGGATGTGATGGAAATAGCCGATGCGGTTGGTGATGCCGCGCCGGCGCAGCTCCGCCGCGAGCGGAATCAGGTGGTAATCGTGGATCCAGATCAGGTCATCGGGCTGGATGAGGTTCGCCAGGGCCCGCGCGAAGCGGCGGTTGACGCCGAGATAGCCCATATAGTCGCCGCGCTGGAAATCGGTCAGCCCGAGCCGGTAATGCATCAGCGGCCAGAGCGCCCGGTTCGAGAAGCCGAGATAGTAACTCTGCCGCTCGCTCTCGCTGAGATCGGTCACCGCATAGGTCACGTTGCCGCGCTGGACCTGCCTGACCTCGTGGCCGGACGCATCGCCGACATGGCCGCTCCAGCCGAACCAGAGGCCGCCATGCTGCTCCAGCGCCTCGCGCAGCGCGACCGCGAGCCCCCCCGCCGTTGCCTTTTCCTGGCGATCGGGAATGGTGACGCGGTTCGAAACGACGATGAGACGCATAGCGACGAATTTCTCCAGGCGGGGCCGCCCGATTTTCGCCATCGGCGGCAGGAACAGAACGCCCGCGAAGGCGTAATGTTTCCGGGGCGCGCGGCTGGCCGCATGGCGAGGCAGTGGCAGCGGCGCGGTGAAATCGTGGTCGCCACTATCGGGCGATGAGTAGAGCACGGCAACCCCGAGGATGATTTTTCCGTACCGGAGCCCCGGCACGGCGAGGGTAAAGGATTGTCAGCGAAGACAGTCGTTCTTCTGCCGTCTTCCCTGCCCAGATTGAGAGCGATGACGACATTGATCGAACCGGAATCTTTTCAGACCGCCCGCGATATCGCTGCGGCGGCGGAGAAAATCGCGCTCTTCCTGGACTTCGACGGAACCCTCGTCGAAATTGCGCCCTCGCCCGAGGATGTCCAGCTCGATCGCCGCGTCGCCCCGGCGCTGGAGACGCTCCGCAACCAGCTCGGCGGCGCCCTCGCTTTGGTCTCCGGGCGCCCGATCGCCTTTCTCGACGAGATGCTCGCGCCGCACCGCTTCGACATCGCCGGGCTGCACGGCGCGCAGATCCGGCAGGGCGGCGAGCTCCGTGCGCAATCCGACGCGCCCGAAAACATGCGCGAGGCGGTGCGCGACCTCGTCCGCTTCGCCAACAGCCATATCGGCATCATCGTCGAGGACAAGCGGATCTCGGCCGCGCTGCACTGGCGGCTCGCACCGGAGCTGAGGGACGAGGCGCTCGACCTGATGCGCAAGGCGGCGGCCAGGCTCGGACCGGGCGTGCGCCTGCAGGAGGGCAAGTCGGTTGCCGAGCTGGTGCCGGCGGGTGCCAGCAAGGGCAGCGCCATCGCGTGGCTGATGGCGACCCCTGCCTATGCCGGGCGCCGCCCCGTCTTCATCGGCGACGACATCACCGACGAGGACGGCTTCGAGGCGGTCAACGCCATGGGCGGCCTGTCGATCCGGATCGGCACCGATCGGGACAGCCTCGCCGCGATCCGGCTTACCTCTCCCACCGCATTGCGGCATATCCTTCTCGAGGCCGCCGAGAACGGCGGCCTCACCGCCTCCACCTTCGTCCAGGATTGATCATGACCGTAACGACCACGGCCGCGGGGCGTCACTCCGCCTCGCTCGACCTCGGCGTCATCGGCAATTGCTCGATCGCCGCGCTCATCGACCGCCGCGCCCGCATCGTCTGGGGCTGCTTTCCGCGCTTCGACCGCGACCCGGTCTTCTGCTCGCTGATCGACAACCGGGCCGATGACGGCGAGGACAGCCCCGACAAGGGCTTCTTCGCCATCGAGCTCGTCGGCATGACCCGTTGCGAGCAGGGCTATCTCGACAACACCGCGATCCTGTCCTCCGTCCTGTCGGACGATCAGGGCAATGCCATCGAGATCCTGGATTTCGCGCCGCGCTTCGTGCGCTACGAACGCTTCTTCCGGCCGCCACAGCTGGTGCGCCGCGTGCGCCGGATTTCGGGGCGGCCGCGCATCCGCGTCCTGCTCAAGCCCTGTCTCGGCATCGGCGAGGAGCCCGACGAGATCACCCGCGGCTCCAACCATATCCGCTTCGTCGGGGCCGACCAGACGATCCGCCTGACGACGAATGCGCCGGTCTCCTACGTCATGGAGAGCACGCCCTTCGCCGTGGACCAGGCTTATTCCTTCTTCGTCGGCTCGGACGAGGCGCTGCGCGCCGAGATCGAGACGACCTCCCGCGAGTTCCTCGACAAGACCACCGATTACTGGCGCGACTGGGTGCGCTCGCTCTCGATCCCGTTCGAATATCAGCGCGAGGTGATCCGGGCCGCGATCACGCTGAAGCTCTGCTCCTTCGAGGAGACCGGCGCGATCGTCGCGGCGCTCACCACCTCGATCCCCGAGGCGCCGGGCACGCAGCGCAACTGGGATTATCGCTATTGCTGGCTGCGCGACGCCTATTTCGTCGTCCATGCGCTCAACCGGCTCGGCACGACGCGGACGATGGAGGACTATCTCGGCTTCATCACCAATATCGTCGACACCTTCTCGGAGAGCGGCGCGGAGCATCTGCCGCCGCTCTACCCGATCACACGCGGCGGCTCGCTGACCGAGTTCGAAGCCAAGAATCTGTCGGGCTATCGCGGCCACCAGCCCGTGCGCTTCGGCAACGGCGCTGCCGTGCAGATCCAGAACGACGGCTACGGCGCGGTGGTGCTGGCGGCGACGCATTCCTTCTTCGACCGTCGCCTGATCCAGCCGGGCAAGGACACCCTGTTCGGTCAGCTCGAACGCATGGGCGAACTGGCGGTTTCCGTGTTCGACAAGCCCGATGCCGGCCCCTGGGAGCTGCGAGAGAAGGAAGCGGTGCATTCCTTTTCCAGCGTGATGTGCTGGGCGGCCTGCGACAGGCTCGCCCGCATCGCCGGCACGCTGGGCCGCGCCGACCGCAAGGACTACTGGAAAGGGGAATCAAAGCGGCTCAAGGGCATCATCGCCGAGCGCATCTGGAACGACGAGAAGGGCCATTTCGTCTCGACCTTCGGCGGCCACGATCTCGACGCGACCCTGCTGCTCCTGGCCGAGATCGGCTTCGTCAAGCCGGACGACGCCCGCTTCGTCGCGACCGTCGAGGCGATCGGCCGCGAGCTCAAGCGCGGCGACCTGCTGCTGCGCTACGCGACGCAGGACGATTTCGGCTACATGCACACCGGCTTCCTGATCTGCGCCTTCTGGTATGTCGATGCGCTGAATGCGATCGGGCGCGGCGAAGAGGCCAAGGCCCTGTTCGAACGTATCCTGAAAAGGCGCAACAGCTTCGGCCTGCTCTCCGAGGATGCCGACCTCGAAACCGGCGAACTCTGGGGCAATTTCCCGCAGACCTATTCGCATGTCGGCCTGATCAACTGTGCGATGCGGCTGAGCCG encodes:
- the otsB gene encoding putative trehalose-phosphate phosphatase (Evidence 3 : Putative function from multiple computational evidences), with product MTTLIEPESFQTARDIAAAAEKIALFLDFDGTLVEIAPSPEDVQLDRRVAPALETLRNQLGGALALVSGRPIAFLDEMLAPHRFDIAGLHGAQIRQGGELRAQSDAPENMREAVRDLVRFANSHIGIIVEDKRISAALHWRLAPELRDEALDLMRKAAARLGPGVRLQEGKSVAELVPAGASKGSAIAWLMATPAYAGRRPVFIGDDITDEDGFEAVNAMGGLSIRIGTDRDSLAAIRLTSPTALRHILLEAAENGGLTASTFVQD
- a CDS encoding Glucoamylase, whose product is MTVTTTAAGRHSASLDLGVIGNCSIAALIDRRARIVWGCFPRFDRDPVFCSLIDNRADDGEDSPDKGFFAIELVGMTRCEQGYLDNTAILSSVLSDDQGNAIEILDFAPRFVRYERFFRPPQLVRRVRRISGRPRIRVLLKPCLGIGEEPDEITRGSNHIRFVGADQTIRLTTNAPVSYVMESTPFAVDQAYSFFVGSDEALRAEIETTSREFLDKTTDYWRDWVRSLSIPFEYQREVIRAAITLKLCSFEETGAIVAALTTSIPEAPGTQRNWDYRYCWLRDAYFVVHALNRLGTTRTMEDYLGFITNIVDTFSESGAEHLPPLYPITRGGSLTEFEAKNLSGYRGHQPVRFGNGAAVQIQNDGYGAVVLAATHSFFDRRLIQPGKDTLFGQLERMGELAVSVFDKPDAGPWELREKEAVHSFSSVMCWAACDRLARIAGTLGRADRKDYWKGESKRLKGIIAERIWNDEKGHFVSTFGGHDLDATLLLLAEIGFVKPDDARFVATVEAIGRELKRGDLLLRYATQDDFGYMHTGFLICAFWYVDALNAIGRGEEAKALFERILKRRNSFGLLSEDADLETGELWGNFPQTYSHVGLINCAMRLSRDWEEAF